The Gammaproteobacteria bacterium genome includes the window TCGTCGTACCCAGATCAATGCCTATAATCTTGCTCATTCGCTACTCCTATTCAACAATCCACATGTCCGATCCCGATCCCGATCCCGATCCCGGGCCCGCCGCCGCCGCCAACCGCGCCCGGCGCTTGTCTCCGGTATCCCATATGGGGGCGGCAACGACGGATTGCAAGGCGCGCCGGGGGATCAGCGCGCCACCACAACCCGGGCGGGGCGAATCAGGCGGTCGCCCAGAGCATAGCCCTTCTGCATGACCGCCACCACTACGGATCCCCCCCCCTCTCCTTCTCGTTCGCCTTCCCCCTGCCTTTCCTGCATGGAAACGGCCTCGTGCCGCTCCGGGTCGAAACGGCCCCCGACGGGGTCTATGGCATCCACTCCGAATTTCTGCAGCAGGTCGCCGAACATCTTGACGGTCAACTCCATACCTTGCCGCAGGCCGGCAAAGGCTTCCGGCCCTTCGGCGGACTGCAAACCAAGCTCCATGCTGTCGAGAACGGGCAACAATTCGCGCACAAAGCGCTCCAGCGCGTATTTGCGGTAGTTTTCCAGGTCCCGTTCCGTGCGCTTGCGCAGGTTTTCCATCTCCGCGCGGGCCCGCAACATGGCATCCCGGTGCTCCGACTCGCTACGCTTCAAACTCTCCAGTTCTTCGCCCAGACGCTCGACG containing:
- the grpE gene encoding nucleotide exchange factor GrpE, with the translated sequence QEDTGAEPAASGAPEDAGDAPVEILTDAAPASAEGEELPDLQQTVERLGEELESLKRSESEHRDAMLRARAEMENLRKRTERDLENYRKYALERFVRELLPVLDSMELGLQSAEGPEAFAGLRQGMELTVKMFGDLLQKFGVDAIDPVGGRFDPERHEAVSMQERQGEGEREGEGGGSVVVAVMQKGYALGDRLIRPARVVVAR